In Triplophysa rosa linkage group LG2, Trosa_1v2, whole genome shotgun sequence, the genomic window gcacatacacactctcTCTCAAACACATTGAAAATGGAATGACCCAAGGTTGTAGTTCAGTTTTCCATTGTTTCCCTTCCCCTGTTCCTCACACTTTCATACATGCCTGGATCTTCTTAAAGGACCTTCTCCGTTCTCTGTCATCCGCCCACTCTGGTGGGATTTCCCAGGATCGGACCGTCAGGTTAGGCGGCCGCCTCCAGGGCAGGGAGCAGGCCTTTCTCTGTCAGATGAGCCTTGAGTGAGTTGAAGATGTGAAGCTGTTGGTCTGGTCTCAGGGCAAGTAGCTGTTGGATAACTTTAGTGGGGTTCGGCCCTCTACATGGAAGAATTTATGGAAATATCAAAGCAAAGAGTTGGTATCAGTAGGTTGGTATCAAAAGATATCAGTAATATATAAGAAATCAATTCAAATCCACATCACTAAATTCAATTGCAGCCCTACCTGATGAAGCTGGCTATGTAAACATTTACGAATGTGGCCATGAGGTACTGACAGTCAAAACGGTCCATGATTCCTCCATGACCTGGAATGGTGTTAGCAAAGTCCTGGAGAATTGTGAGACACGTAACCAGATTAGAAACTCAAAATAAAAGATGAATTTGTTGTTAATATTTCGCAATGCTCTTCCATATACTGATAGTGAATAAGGATTGGTGCTGTCGAACTTCAACGCAGAAAAAAAGTGGTTCAAAATGATTTCGCGTTCTATATCCCATGAAGTCATGTTGAAactttgtgtgaggaacagatCGAAATTAAAAGAGTGAAGTATTCATACATCATGTATTAAAACCTAGAACGCGCCCTTTAGATGTTGATAGGAAGTAGACGTAGTTTTAAGATAGATCCAGTCTTTTTTAGACCTTCAGGTTGGCATGTGGTCTGTAAAGAGCTTTGATGACCACGGACAAATAACACCCACCTTGATCTTGAAGGCTCTTTTGAAGCCGCTGGCAAAGAAGCCTCCAAAGGGTCCCATGATTGAAGCAAAAGCTGACAGAGCGATGCTGTGGATCTGGAACGGGTACAACTTCACTGTGGTCTAACAGAGAAAACAATATGTAGATTTTCCATTAgacattgaaaataaatgcatgcaATTTCCAAATGCAtaagtatttttattaaagcCAGCTTTGACTCCATCAATAATCTGAAAGGATTTAAACTTTGACCCCTGTTCCACTGACCTTGTGCCAATAATATTGATCAATTCAAATTATGTATTGGTATGTGGACAGAAAAATTAAATCAGACATTATAAAAGCTCAACTCAAGATGCTCTACTAAGATTCTACTAGACActagatttttttgtctttttgatgTATACGAACAAAAATGCAAGTGCACAATATTTACATTCGGGTTGTGcaacaattaatcgcgattaatcacatccagataaaagtttgtgtttacatgatatATGTCCATCTACTGtccatattaattttgtatttataaagacatacatagtgtacatatatatatactgtatatgaaagaaatataaaagtcaataaatgtttatatataatatatataaatataataaacacatAATCATCCAAAATGTATATATCTGTATGTtaacgtgtatgtgtttataaatacaaaattaatatgcacagtacacagacatatagtTGAAGTCAAAATTTTACATCCCCctttgcagaatctggaaaatgctgaaaattCGGGGAAAATAAGACGAATTTTgaaaattaatttttaattgAATCTTGCCCTGAACAAGTTATTTTACAAAAGAAATTCACACACCAAAGAATAATAActgaatttctaaaaatagcccaggtcaaaagtttacatcCCCTTGATTATTAAAACGGTATGTTATCTGCACAATCAATGACAGcttttatgttttgtcatagttgtttaagggtttcttgtttgtcccgagtcattagactgtccactgatcttcagAAACAATTACCCAGGTCCTCCagaatctttgctttttcagcatttctgtatatttgacTCATGCCCAGCAGTAAAAGTATGATGTTGCGATTCAtatgtatataaacaaaacaattttacatttttctgaagATAACTGGACAGTTTCATGACTcaggacaaacaagaaacccttaaagtcaccatgaaatcaaacggGAAAATTCCAAGTGTTTAACATAgcgttgcagtgattattataaatgatttatccgtgcacaccataacttttaaaaaattcaTCTGCACTTATGTGGcgaatcaaaaacgttaagctcctctccccctctcaacaacaactcttcaccacatgacgcgAGCAacaaaaagaggtaggactatactgactgtcctatggtcaggcatttttagccctcccctccaggcccaacttacaacaaaccaatcaaaaagccatttttttgtaaaaaaaaaaaaacttgttcagggcaggactacattaaaaatgaactttaattttcaaaattcctcttattttccccaaattttCAGCATGTTCCAGATTCTGCAtaggggtgtgtaaacttttgacttCAGCTGTatatcatgtaaacacaaacttttattttggatgcaattaatcgctgCACAACCCTAATTTACATCTAatcaaaaataagatttttatcCAACATTTGAACCAAAACAATGGCTACTTTACAGAAATAATGATTTTCCTCCGACACCATTTATAGACAATGCATAATTGAAAGAGCTATACTGTAGATATCAAAAATAGGCAAAATGACTAAAGCCTCAGAAAAAGTTTCACTGCATCCTAGTTTTTagaggatttttttaaagaatgttgccAGTGACTTGGAACTGTGAGAGTACAGAAGAATGGTGAAAGATTTGCAGCGAGAGGACAGCCAGCAGATGCTGTGTATGAGCAACCGCTAAACATACACAGAGActgaaaaagacagaaagagacatGGAAAGCATGTTTGTaacagattgtgtgtgtgtttacccaGCCGGTGACAGAATGCAGCACAGACGGCAGGCTGTAGTCCTGAAGCTGGAAGAGCTCAGATGGTTCACAGTCCACGGTGAAACGGTTTGAGTCATTGTTAAACTCCACTGGACACACAAAACAACGGTAACCTGCCATCACGTAGGACAGCTGGAGATAGAAGAtgaaatcatttattattattgtcattatttatgAGACTCAATGACAACATCCAGTTTGCCAACAACGGATGACAATCAGTTTAACAGTCTATATTTCTACATTTTGCATATGCGcatcttgatttttttcaccCCTGCATCACAATGGTTGCTTAACACTTCTAACAAAGTGAGAGTGCTGCTTTACTGCGGTGAGGGTGCATTACTTTCATACATTGCTGGTTTTATGAGACGTACAAGGTCGAACTTACCAAAATCCCAAACACAACAGTTGCGAAGAAGCCACCGATAAAGCCCTCCCACGTCTTCTTAGGAGACAACTgccaaaaaaaagagagaaaataattAGTATCAAAAGAACTGTGGTACCAAAAATGGTACAGCGGAGATGTTATGTTTACTTTCACAACACCACAAACCTTGATGAGAGGGGTGCGGCCGAAAAAGAAGCCAAACATGTAAGCCATGATGTCATTACAGATAACGCAGGAGATGGGCACAATAAACCTGCACACACATAAGCGATCGTGTCATCCAAACACACCGGAAACCAactgtttgaatgtgtaaatgttGACCATGTTTAGTGGTAGACATGATGCATCATCTCACCAGATCATCCCCTCAAACAGGTTATGAATGATTAAATGGGACTGAGTCACCACAATGAGCAGGGTCACATGAGTCCAACCAaactgaagagaaagagagatttatAACCAACATTTCTGTCAGCCATCTTTGGTGAATGTTTTCACTGAGCTTTATTCTGGTATAGTCTTATCAGTACAAGACAGATGTGATACTGCGATTTTGGATAATGCACCTTCTGGGTGCCTGCTCATGATGCCTTATTTACAATAAGCTAATATGCAAGCATGTGTCTTTGTACTGAATTAAAATAGCACAGAGGGTGATTTGAGGAACTGTATTCAACATACAAACTTACCATGTAGAATTGTAGGCGATAGTGTTTCTTCACtaggcttaaaacaaacatgcagaaCCCTGAAAGCAGACAAATCTGGTTAACACACACGTTACATACATTTGGATGGTCCCTGCATGGCTATTTCTGGGCCAGTCACACTGACACCTCTGCAATTGTGCACTGTTTGACAGGAAGTAGCCACTGAATAAATGTCCAAACCAACAGGGTTCTGAAAAAATATtactctaaaagagcaaattataGGGGTGTATCGATATATAATAGCACAACATATtgcaatacaaaacatttacaatatgTATTGTAGAGCTATGGTGTCTACGATATGATGCCTGTTTAATGCTACTGGGTGCAAACACATGATCTGCCTCAACATATATGAAGAATTAATGCTTATTTTTACTTTGTGCATTTACGTTTTCAAGAAGTTTTCTCTAAGGGTTTAGATTTCTTAATTCCTCTAATAATTccaattttgtaaaaaaaaacagttttttatgacaaaacatttaatatttattaatttatttttaaattgaattaaaccATCAAAGTTGTATATACAatacacaaatgtaaaaaaattcttcAAGTTTCAGAAACAAATTATTTGACCAATTTTGTTCAAAAATAATGTGATAATATTGTATTTTGAACCTGTGCATTGTACCAAATTGTGAGCCCAATGTGTTTTGTTGCATTCCTAggtatgtgtttttcttttttttttgcctgTTTGCTCAACAATTTCAAAAATACACACCACACACTTATTTTTGCTTACGTATGCTGTACGTCTGTAAAAACAGATCATTGGTTTAATTCCATTTTAACTGAGTATATAACAACAATGGCTGTGTCTGAAATAGCCCCCATACTACGGTGGACCACTAGTGCAAAACAAAtcgaaatttaaaaagcaaatataagttcacaacacaacgcaattAAGCTACAACACAATGGAATCCTTCCACTGGCACGGCTCTTCGCAAGCGCTCTTTTTGTGAACGGCATCCACGCTGGCTTTAACCTATCAACATTTTAGTGAGCTCAAAACACGGAGAACATAGTTTTAATAATGGAATTCCCGAAGTTATATGATCtaacaaaaagaagacaaatacagagatttaaataaagaatacagagTGGGTTGATTTGCAAGTTAAAATGCACGATACGTGCAAAATGTCATAGTGAACTGTGCCTAAAATGAGCGTCATTAGTATTAGACATTACCGCAAAAAATGCctgcatatttaaaatatacatcaaCTTCAGGCTGGTTAGTGACCTTGAACATCCGCCCAGAGACATTTTCACTACAGCAGCAGCGCTGTAGTGAGGGTCATAACATACATTAGAATGTCATgactagccaatcaaaatcaagcattcaaaagcgCTGTGTAACAAGTCTTAAATTTTTTCATATGAGATTGTTTGCCATTGACATTCAGTTTTTCCACAGTAGAGCACACTTTCCTTTTGAATGCTTTACACAAGCAAAACAGGCtaccaaaaccactaaaacaaccCCCAGCAAAACGCGCACCTCCTACCCAGCATGACCTAGCTTTATCATACCGAAAGTGCCCCCTAGTGAATTACTCGCTgaactatatttgttttcatagtcaaattatttacgatttattatatGCGTGTCATCAGTGCACGGTTTTTATGGCattgtttctgccttttgttcacacaAGGCGCTTTCCGGGACTGATGCCGTTAATGTTACTAGGTCCCCTTTCCCGAATCACTTTTTGGATCGATGCGTTTGCGTTCACACAGAAAGCACTCTGGCAATTTTCTGGGATCAGCGGTCTCTGTGAATGGGGTTTTAGTGGactaatgtagggaatagtgaataaGGGTATGGGGCCAATTTCAGACACAGCCAATATTTCATAGCTAGCCATGCTACACGGTTAAAAAAGACCTAAAATATACCTAATCCTAAAGAGAATAACATAACGGATATTGGTAAATGCTAAAACACAAGCTAAGTTTTAGCATCAGTGAATGTTATGCTCGCAACACAAGTTTAGATGCTTGAGCTTGCACTAAAATAAATACCCAGTCGTTCAAAGACACACCCATGTAGACTATAGTGAGTCATCTCCACATCATCGCTGCAACTGTATGAGATCAGCATCCTGTTGCTGCCAGTTTTGGAATTATATGTTATTCAAGATCACAAACTGTATATTATGTCATAATCTTTTCGCTAGCCCTGTTGTGTGATTTGAGAGGAATTTTACATCATGTTACCCATTTACAATCTACTAGGCCATTTCAAAGTATCTCTCCCTTTAAAGCCATTCCAGAGCAAATAACAAAAACTGAATTTCCTCAACAGGGCGACAAACAGATTTGTTTACCGTTAAGCTATTTCACCAAGCCCTAGTATAACGTGTTGATGCTAAAACAAGAACAGATATTCAAGATCTGCCGTCATGAAATCTGATGTCTTGCTTTTTTTGAAAACGAGAATAGGGGAACACAGACATGCAGAGAGCTGAACCACATCCTGCACAGCAAGTACTTCACACTTAAAAGACGCTTCAAAACTTCAACACTACTGCATGACAATGGGAGACACAAGCCCCATCTTGGAGGCTGAGCATTAGCGTAAGCATCGGTTTGTTGAGTCATTAACTAACATAAAGTAATAATAGGAGTTTAAGTATCTTAAACAGTCAATGGCTCACACAGGTCTCTTTATTAGCCCCCAAAAGAACACAAGTCTCTCTAAGTGCTATTTTTGAAACATGAGGTTCTAACCTGTGAGGTACAGGGCAAAGGAAATGAAGCGATGGTATTTGCTGAGGATACGTAGAGAATCCTCCCTCTGCACCAGGGCGAAGAAGTAATCCGTCACCGTTTCACCATAGAAGAAGTAattcacacacagcaggaagTACCTGATAGAAACCGTTACAAACGGCAGTcatgcaacattattaaaaagCCTTCAAATGTAATCATCTTGTCATTGTGCTTCAAGTTGTTGTGATGCCATATTTAGGACACTGTTAGTGACAGGAAATGTACATGAATGACTACATGGAAGAATGCTATAATATGCTACGCACTTAGTACTAATGTGAGCAAGTGTTATAACTTACATCTGACCTACCaaatatattaaagcaatatattacaacccactgcttcgcggggcttattgcttttataaaacggttattccatatgcgtagcaagatttcatcaaataaagtaaataaaattatatttaggctatgtaaggctatgcggtcagccgttataaatcaggatattttataacggcttagaactcggctcagccaatcagaatcaaggaccagaactgaccgttttataaatgaaaactaaaaataggTTTAAAGAAAAGTTCACCAAACGTTCAAATGTCAAAGTGTGAATCTCGTCAAAACTGTTAAGGAACATCACATTTCAGCTTAAAACCAAAACAAGATAGGAAAAAATAGTTTGCATGAACTTTCATTTGCATGCCATTTTGAGGAGAAGGAGCTTGAAAAGATATCGCACCAATATAAATccggtcatcatttattcaccctcatattgtTCAAAAACTTGAAATGAttcttttcttctgtgaaacacaaaagaagacattttgaaaatgtcttgaagtggttttgtgtccatacaatgaaagtcaatgggaggCAATGtagtttggttacaaacgttcttcaaaatatcttcttttgtgttctgcagaagaaagtaaatcttacatgtttggaatgatatgaggatgaataaatgatcacagaaatGATTGCCTTTTTTATCCAACATCCCTTTAAGCACATCCctggtgaactgtccctaaGAGTGTTATGAAAGAGTCAGAATGCAAAAGATCTTAGGGCTGTCAACTATTTCAAGAATTCTTTAACTTAAGTATtcagcaaataaaaatgaataaatatctaTAAATATTTCGAACCACATAAAAAAACCCTggtgaacttttccttcaaCAACTAAAAACGAACAAGACTGCTTCCCTATGATCTATTCCAGAGTGGATTTAGCATACCTCTATTATAATACAGCTGGTGGAGCATGTATAACTGGATAAATAGGTGCGGCATAAACTAGTTTAACACAGAAAATTAAAGATGTTGTAATACATTCAAGCCAGAGCCGCACAAAGATAAGATCGTGTTGATGACCTCTAATTACAGTCTTGAGCAgtgggagagagacagagagagatgtgGGGTGAGAGATAATGAGAGGAGGGAGAATGGGATTGATTCAGTGTGAAAATAAAGGTGGCAGGTGCGACACGCAGGTCTCACCAGCTTAGAGTTCTGAACCACGGCAGGTCATATGAGTGATAGACACTGTAACCAATTGTGATAATCTCATGGAAGCACTTGATCTGAACGCACAGCACCtgtgaaacagagagagaacaaGAATGCGTAAACAAGAGGCAAGATACACAGATGGGACACGCTTTTGTGCTTTGTCTGGACAC contains:
- the cds2 gene encoding phosphatidate cytidylyltransferase 2, translating into MTELRQRGATEKELQHQSSEDKGSETEGRSEREGASDNEAKSDSGIPEVPVSADDTPEVLNKALSGLSSRWKNWWVRGILTLAMISFFFFIIYLGPMVLMMIVLCVQIKCFHEIITIGYSVYHSYDLPWFRTLSWYFLLCVNYFFYGETVTDYFFALVQREDSLRILSKYHRFISFALYLTGFCMFVLSLVKKHYRLQFYMFGWTHVTLLIVVTQSHLIIHNLFEGMIWFIVPISCVICNDIMAYMFGFFFGRTPLIKLSPKKTWEGFIGGFFATVVFGILLSYVMAGYRCFVCPVEFNNDSNRFTVDCEPSELFQLQDYSLPSVLHSVTGWTTVKLYPFQIHSIALSAFASIMGPFGGFFASGFKRAFKIKDFANTIPGHGGIMDRFDCQYLMATFVNVYIASFIRGPNPTKVIQQLLALRPDQQLHIFNSLKAHLTEKGLLPALEAAA